In Prunus dulcis chromosome 1, ALMONDv2, whole genome shotgun sequence, the following are encoded in one genomic region:
- the LOC117613279 gene encoding probable protein phosphatase 2C 12 → MSNKNENHQTVPLSVLLKRELANEKIERPEIVHGQASQSKKGEDFTLVKTECQRVVGDGVSTYSVFGLFDGHNGSAAAIYSKENLLNSVLAAMPSDLNRDEWVAALPRAFVAGFVKTDKEFQERAQTSGTTVTFVIIEGWVISVASVGDSRCILEPAEGGVYYLSADHRLEINEEERLRITASGGEVGRLNTGGGAEIGPLRCWPGGLCLSRSIGDMDVGEFIVPVPYVKQMKLSSAGGRLIISSDGVWDALSAETALDCCRGMAPDAAAAQIVKDAVGHKGLRDDTTCIVIDILPHEKPLPSSQPKKQGKGVLFKSMFRKKHCDSSSNVEKEYIEPDMVEELFEEGSASLSERLDTKYPLCNMFKLFMCAVCQVEIKPGEGISIHSGSSNPGKLRPWDGPFLCSSCQEKREAMEGKRPSGRRRDSDSD, encoded by the exons ATGTCCAACAAGAATGAGAATCATCAGACGGTTCCGCTCTCGGTGCTGCTGAAGCGTGAATTGGCCAATGAGAAGATTGAGAGACCCGAGATTGTGCACGGTCAGGCGAGTCAGAGCAAGAAGGGGGAGGATTTTACGCTGGTAAAGACGGAATGTCAAAGAGTTGTGGGAGATGGAGTTTctacgtattcagtttttggg CTATTTGATGGGCATAACGGGTCTGCTGCTGCTATTTACTCAAAGGAGAATCTTCTAAATAGTGTTTTAGCTGCTATGCCTTCAGATCTTAACAGAGATGAATGGGTAGCAGCATTGCCAAGGGCTTTCGTAGCAGGATTTGTCAAGACAGACAAAGAGTTTCAAGAGAGAG CTCAAACTTCAGGAACAACTGTCACCTTTGTGATTATAGAAGGATGGGTAATATCTGTTGCATCTGTTGGCGATTCTCGTTGCATACTTGAACCTGCTGAAGGTGGAGTTTATTATTTATCAGCAGACCATAGGCTTGAAATCAATGAAGAGGA GCGGTTGCGTATCACTGCAAGTGGGGGTGAGGTTGGTCGGCTTAACACTGGTGGTGGGGCTGAG aTCGGTCCTTTGAGGTGTTGGCCTGGTGGCTTGTGTCTGTCACGATCTATTGGTGATATGGATGTTGGGGAGTTCATTGTCCCTGTTCCGTACGTAAAGCAAATGAAG TTGTCTTCAGCTGGTGGTAGACTTATCATTTCGAGTGATGGAGTCTGGGATGCCTTGTCTGCAGAAACAGCTCTTGATTGTTGTCGTGGGATGGCACCAGATGCTGCAGCTGCACAGATTGTTAAG GATGCTGTAGGCCACAAGGGACTTCGGGATGATACAACATGCATTGTGATTGATATTTTGCCACATGAGAAGCCACTCCCATCGTCGCAACCAAAGAAGCAGGGAAAAGGAGTGTTGTTTAAATCCATGTTTCGGAAAAAGCATTGTGACTCATCTTCTAATGTTGAAAAAGAGTATATTGAGCCAGACATGGTGGAGGAATTATTTGAGGAAGGTTCTGCTTCGCTTTCTGAGAG GTTAGATACAAAATACCCGCTCTGCAACATGTTCAAGTTGTTTATGTGTGCAGTTTGTCAAGTAGAAATTAAACCGGGAGAGGGTATTTCGATACACAGTGGATCATCTAACCCAGGAAAATTGCGACCTTGGGATGGCCCATTCCTTTGCTCGAGTTGccaagagaagagagaggctATGGAGGGAAAAAGACCTTCAGGAA GAAGACGTGATAGCGATAGTGATTAG